Proteins found in one Luteimonas chenhongjianii genomic segment:
- the gorA gene encoding glutathione-disulfide reductase has protein sequence MSGASPDDRDLLHFDLIVLGGGSGGLAAAFRAVEHGQRVALVEPGALGGTCVNVGCVPKKAMWLAADLGTRLEQAARLGFDLPMDRRVGFDWARFITDRQRYIHGIHHSYGERLDRAGIMVLPARGRLAGPGRVDTDAGARLAAPHIVLATGSSPVRPDVAGASLGAVSDDFFGWNAAPPRLAIIGGGYIAIELAGVLQALGSQVEMFVRDQRLLRQADAELVEQLQENYRQQGIGLVFGYDLQALRRDDDGQLQLEALDGSIRGGFDQVLFATGRRPNTGDIGLDTVGITPDGAGNIPVDRWQATQAEGVYAVGDISGCGLALTPVAIAAARRLCDRLFGGRPDAKLDVDNVPSVVFSHPPLAMVGLTEAEARERYGDDVHVYRSNFRPMREALAESTQRSVFKLVCVGAERRVVGLHLLGDSADEILQGFAVALKRGITLDDLHDTIAIHPTSAEEIVLMR, from the coding sequence GTGAGCGGTGCCAGCCCCGATGATCGCGACCTGCTGCATTTCGACCTGATTGTGCTGGGCGGGGGGTCCGGCGGACTCGCCGCCGCGTTCCGCGCCGTCGAACATGGCCAGCGCGTCGCGCTGGTCGAACCCGGTGCGCTGGGCGGCACCTGCGTCAACGTCGGTTGCGTACCCAAGAAGGCGATGTGGCTCGCGGCGGACCTGGGCACGCGTCTGGAGCAGGCGGCGCGGCTGGGCTTCGACCTGCCGATGGATCGCCGGGTCGGGTTCGACTGGGCCAGGTTCATCACCGACCGCCAGCGCTACATCCACGGCATCCACCACAGCTACGGCGAGCGGCTTGACCGCGCCGGCATCATGGTGCTGCCGGCCCGCGGACGCCTCGCCGGGCCGGGGCGCGTCGATACCGACGCGGGCGCGCGCCTGGCAGCCCCGCACATCGTGCTCGCCACCGGATCGTCCCCGGTGCGACCGGACGTGGCCGGCGCTTCCCTGGGCGCGGTGTCCGATGACTTCTTCGGCTGGAACGCGGCGCCGCCGCGCCTGGCGATCATCGGCGGCGGTTACATCGCCATCGAACTCGCCGGCGTACTGCAGGCGCTGGGCAGCCAGGTCGAGATGTTCGTGCGCGACCAGCGCCTGCTGCGCCAGGCCGACGCCGAGCTGGTGGAGCAGTTGCAGGAGAACTACAGGCAGCAGGGCATCGGGCTGGTGTTCGGTTACGACCTCCAGGCCCTGCGCCGCGACGACGATGGCCAGCTTCAGCTCGAGGCCCTGGACGGCAGCATCCGCGGCGGCTTCGACCAGGTGCTGTTCGCGACCGGGCGGCGACCCAATACCGGCGACATCGGACTCGATACCGTCGGCATTACCCCGGACGGCGCCGGGAACATTCCCGTCGACAGATGGCAGGCGACGCAGGCCGAAGGCGTCTATGCGGTCGGCGACATCTCCGGCTGCGGACTGGCGCTCACCCCGGTGGCGATTGCGGCGGCCCGGCGGCTGTGCGACCGCCTGTTCGGCGGCCGCCCGGATGCGAAGCTCGACGTCGACAACGTGCCTTCGGTGGTGTTCTCGCATCCGCCGCTGGCCATGGTCGGGCTGACCGAAGCCGAGGCGCGCGAGCGGTACGGCGATGACGTGCATGTCTATCGCAGCAACTTCCGGCCGATGCGCGAGGCCCTGGCCGAATCCACGCAGCGCAGCGTATTCAAGCTCGTCTGCGTCGGCGCGGAGCGGCGCGTGGTCGGCCTGCATCTGCTCGGCGACTCGGCCGACGAGATCCTCCAGGGCTTCGCGGTGGCGCTCAAGCGGGGCATCACGCTCGACGACCTGCACGACACGATCGCCATCCATCCCACCAGCGCCGAAGAGATCGTGCTGATGCGCTGA